One window of the Helicoverpa zea isolate HzStark_Cry1AcR chromosome 7, ilHelZeax1.1, whole genome shotgun sequence genome contains the following:
- the LOC124631919 gene encoding huntingtin-interacting protein K: MADEEINGDTDDIQHDKDKTQKKTAKHDSGVADLEKVTDYAEEKEISSQDISGALSLIGDRRNKEAAERLEKEKELQKVSVKKDDIELIVKEMEISRTLAERTLREHRGDVVAALTTLTN; the protein is encoded by the exons ATGGCCGACGAAGAAATTAACGGGGATACTGATGATATCCAGCACGATAAAGATAAAACTCAGAAGAAGACTGCCAAACATGATAGTGGAGTAGCAGACTTAGAGAAAGTTACGGACTATGCCGAAGAGAAGGAGATATCCTCCCAGGACATATCTGGG GCCCTGTCATTAATAGGCGACAGGAGAAACAAGGAGGCTGCTGAGCGTCTAGAAAAGGAAAAGGAACTACAAAAAGTTTCAGTGAAAAAGGATGACATAGAATTAATT GTAAAAGAGATGGAGATTTCCAGAACATTAGCAGAAAGAACTCTAAGGGAACATCGGGGAGATGTGGTAGCAGCACTGACAACCCTCACAAACTAA